A window from Montipora capricornis isolate CH-2021 chromosome 7, ASM3666992v2, whole genome shotgun sequence encodes these proteins:
- the LOC138056173 gene encoding uncharacterized protein: protein MATIGQVKDLLKKELQPLHSKLETMSTEFSELRASVQLFSDKYDDLLKQIKQSNEKLHQQRTDLSKTNSEVNNIKKDLVSMEERIANTSYEIEEVGQYLRRDCLEISGIKAMSDCSAESIVQSVGKAIDVSVNEQDISIAHPIPSYNAAAPPKIIVKFTRRSVRNTFYSNRRKLANKKARDLPDLDLESDANIFISESLTSYKKKLFGNVNKEKKRLKWKFIWTFNGRIFIRNNEHSPVVMFDTEDDLKRFQDEHPRTH, encoded by the coding sequence ATGGCTACAATTGGACAGGTAAAGGACCTTCTAAAGAAGGAACTTCAACCGCTTCATTCTAAATTGGAGACTATGTCTACTGAGTTCAGTGAATTAAGAGCATCAGTTCAACTTTTCTCGGACAAGTATGACGATCTATTGAAACAAATCAAGCAGTCGAATGAAAAACTTCATCAACAGAGGACAGACTTGAGTAAGACCAACTCCGAAGTAAATAACATCAAAAAAGATCTTGTGAGCATGGAAGAGCGAATAGCAAATACCTCCTATGAGATTGAGGAAGTTGGTCAATACCTTAGAAGGGATTGTTTGGAAATATCGGGAATCAAGGCGATGAGCGACTGTTCAGCCGAATCCATTGTTCAATCAGTTGGCAAAGCTATTGATGTTTCAGTTAACGAACAAGATATTTCTATTGCGCACCCTATACCGTCTTACAATGCTGCTGCTCCACcaaaaataattgtgaaattTACCCGACGAAGTGTGAGAAATACCTTCTACTCCAATCGGAGGAAACTGGCCAACAAGAAAGCAAGAGACCTTCCTGACCTTGACCTCGAGTCTGACGCTAACATCTTTATCTCTGAATCCCTCACGtcgtataaaaaaaaattatttggtaatgtaaataaagaaaaaaagcgTTTGAAGTGGAAATTTATATGGACTTTCAATGGAAGAATTTTCATTAGGAACAACGAACATTCACCAGTAGTCATGTTTGATACGGAAGACGAtcttaaaagatttcaagatgAACACCCTCGCACCCATTAG